In Paenibacillus kyungheensis, the following are encoded in one genomic region:
- the mscL gene encoding large conductance mechanosensitive channel protein MscL: MGLVKEFKEFAVRGNVIDLAVGVIIGAAFGKIVTSLVNDIIMPPIGKLLGGTNFSNLFWDLDRTFSGSTVVYPSLADAEKAGASVIAYGQFINTVIDFLIVALCVFLLIKGINMMKRKEHEKPAPEKTTRECPYCMTEISIKASRCPQCTSELHKAPA, translated from the coding sequence ATGGGCTTAGTGAAAGAATTTAAAGAGTTTGCGGTACGTGGAAATGTGATTGATTTAGCCGTAGGGGTTATTATTGGAGCCGCTTTTGGTAAGATTGTAACGTCTCTCGTTAATGATATCATCATGCCTCCAATCGGGAAATTGCTCGGAGGTACTAATTTTTCCAATTTATTCTGGGACTTGGATAGAACATTCAGCGGTTCTACGGTAGTGTACCCTTCTCTTGCAGACGCTGAAAAAGCAGGAGCGTCTGTGATCGCATACGGACAATTCATCAATACGGTGATCGATTTCTTAATCGTTGCGCTATGTGTGTTTCTTCTGATCAAAGGTATTAATATGATGAAACGTAAAGAACATGAAAAACCTGCACCAGAGAAAACAACACGTGAATGTCCTTACTGTATGACTGAAATTTCGATCAAAGCAAGCCGTTGTCCTCAATGTACATCTGAGCTACATAAGGCACCTGCGTGA
- a CDS encoding proline dehydrogenase family protein → MDQMREREQRLATQASAALKAIARRPDIKGYIEHNPSSYALLQRAAARYVTGEERSQALEVANQLIDYGYAISLEYIGENTLSVAACQQAQQELIGLILEMGQQRVRGRVSFDLSHIGLLVDRELALRHLLELGELSQRYTIELFISMEESAKTESILEIYRQAVAIYPLIGITLQAQLNRTSSDALDMLAKDTRVRIVKGAYEEPDTIALSRSAELDQRYEELFELAVQRGCHISIATHDEALITRLLQYDSKEAASVELELLYGIRPELCVKLREQGYPVRIYLTYGQEWYLYLCHRIAEYPPNLFQALVDIVGGEREAPVLQYHVT, encoded by the coding sequence ATGGATCAAATGAGAGAGCGTGAGCAGCGACTTGCTACACAAGCATCCGCGGCGCTAAAGGCGATTGCACGTCGTCCAGATATTAAAGGATATATAGAGCATAATCCGTCTAGCTATGCCCTACTACAGCGTGCAGCAGCACGTTATGTGACAGGAGAAGAGCGGTCGCAAGCGTTAGAGGTGGCTAATCAGCTGATAGACTATGGTTATGCGATATCGCTAGAATACATCGGTGAAAATACATTATCGGTTGCAGCCTGCCAGCAGGCACAGCAAGAGCTTATCGGATTAATCCTTGAGATGGGGCAGCAGAGAGTGCGTGGACGTGTCTCGTTTGACCTGTCACATATTGGTCTGCTTGTAGATCGTGAGCTAGCGCTTCGTCATCTCCTGGAGTTAGGGGAGTTATCGCAGAGGTATACAATCGAGCTATTTATTAGCATGGAAGAGTCGGCGAAAACGGAGTCGATCTTGGAGATCTATCGCCAAGCGGTAGCAATCTATCCGTTGATCGGTATTACGTTACAAGCACAGCTGAATCGGACATCAAGCGATGCATTAGATATGCTGGCTAAAGATACGCGTGTACGGATTGTTAAAGGAGCATACGAGGAGCCAGATACGATTGCACTCTCACGTTCAGCAGAGCTAGATCAGCGGTATGAAGAGCTATTCGAGTTAGCCGTACAGCGGGGCTGTCATATTTCTATTGCTACGCATGATGAAGCGCTAATCACTCGATTATTGCAATATGACTCCAAAGAAGCGGCTTCAGTTGAGCTAGAGCTATTGTATGGGATTCGTCCAGAACTGTGCGTGAAGTTACGCGAGCAAGGTTACCCTGTACGTATTTATTTAACCTATGGGCAGGAGTGGTATCTATATCTATGTCACCGGATTGCAGAGTATCCGCCTAATTTGTTTCAAGCACTTGTCGATATAGTAGGCGGTGAGCGGGAAGCGCCTGTTCTGCAATACCATGTAACATAA
- a CDS encoding TrmB family transcriptional regulator translates to MEQLLNHLRHLGFTELEAKVMVSLTQQGTQSGYEVAKRLGVSRSNVYATLQRLVSRGVLQLTPGEPARYTMMPIKEFTHMISGQVGESLSYLEQHMPSETHEQPSFFIVEGERKVIETLNRELDKASEEIVAGIWREEAKWSRQGLERAEQRGVRVLWSFEGEEDGKFSGMLPLTASQQGGRKFWLVVDRRWCIVGMRGDELPAQAIVTEHPLMVELLLQHFAQEIILFELENDLGAELVRRYGEGYEQILSKYMPSFVQKETD, encoded by the coding sequence ATGGAACAATTGCTTAATCATTTACGCCATCTCGGGTTTACAGAATTGGAAGCCAAAGTGATGGTAAGTCTGACTCAGCAAGGTACGCAATCCGGTTATGAAGTCGCTAAGCGACTGGGTGTATCCAGATCTAATGTATATGCTACATTGCAACGTCTGGTATCCCGGGGTGTGCTTCAGTTGACTCCGGGGGAGCCTGCTCGTTACACCATGATGCCTATCAAAGAATTTACCCACATGATCTCAGGTCAGGTGGGTGAATCTTTATCGTATTTAGAACAACATATGCCTAGTGAAACTCATGAACAACCGTCTTTTTTTATTGTAGAAGGAGAACGTAAAGTCATTGAGACATTAAATCGTGAGTTGGATAAAGCGAGCGAAGAGATTGTAGCTGGAATATGGCGGGAAGAAGCCAAATGGTCAAGGCAAGGATTAGAGCGAGCAGAGCAACGTGGTGTACGAGTCTTATGGTCTTTTGAAGGCGAAGAAGATGGCAAATTTTCAGGCATGCTACCGTTAACAGCAAGTCAACAAGGCGGACGCAAGTTCTGGTTAGTGGTCGATCGGCGTTGGTGTATTGTAGGGATGAGAGGCGATGAATTGCCTGCGCAAGCCATTGTTACCGAACATCCACTGATGGTGGAATTGTTACTTCAGCATTTTGCCCAGGAAATTATTCTATTTGAACTTGAAAATGACCTGGGTGCTGAGTTAGTTCGGCGTTATGGAGAAGGATATGAACAGATTTTGAGTAAATATATGCCTAGCTTTGTACAGAAAGAAACAGATTAA
- a CDS encoding ATP-dependent helicase, whose product MKDTLWQDYPRPQGIQPHTTVPAAESAPRDTSITLISDEEGDASFFRALESQGILLNAPQIEAVRHGTGPLLALAGAGCGKTTVLTARAGYLLSVRNIDPRQILLVTFTTKAAAEMKSRIAALPGISAAKARAVEARTFHSFGLLMLRRYGNLTEEIFGDARAQHAVLQRLRREIGSTSTTPPETLLATLSAMKLDGGSAEDLPKDTPEERDRCALLCRYEEWKQEYRRIDFDDILLRTDKLLDDPHTLAILQERFQYIMVDEFQDSNRLQYGMVRKIADAYRNLMVVGDDDQTIYSFNGAKQEYILNFPQEYPGTKIIALDINYRSHPQILGLGTHIVTHNTARHHKILKAGVAAGQAPRYLRPAHADAEADQVVQRLLEQQKQGIPLGDIALLHRTISGTRAIAERLLMEDIPFIQYGEAPVFYDHALIRPIMDHLRLAIKPRRMDALPGVIGPLYISRDAGMDHIMMKEQQQSKKYPLIHLYHWDRLKSFQRQQVKDRIVFLKKIKEMKPLYAIQEIRRVFYDKFASADFSGPATRHKDTIRETLDELESAAGKFATVEEMVKFADELSMKREKMTELLKQESPQGVHLMTIHRAKGLEFPCVYLLGASEGILPHEAALQDFAPEDVRAAQNMKGPDKEGILMKAALEEERRIAYVAVTRAKKELYVSSPAMHHGKTVAPSRFLIEAFKS is encoded by the coding sequence TTGAAAGACACCCTATGGCAAGATTACCCACGACCTCAAGGTATTCAACCGCATACAACTGTTCCGGCTGCCGAAAGCGCACCTCGTGATACCAGTATAACTCTTATTTCGGATGAAGAGGGAGATGCTTCGTTTTTCCGTGCTCTGGAAAGTCAGGGTATTCTACTCAATGCTCCGCAAATTGAAGCGGTAAGGCATGGCACAGGTCCACTTTTGGCATTGGCTGGAGCAGGCTGTGGCAAGACTACTGTATTGACTGCTCGTGCAGGATACTTATTATCTGTACGTAACATAGATCCACGTCAGATTTTGTTAGTGACTTTTACCACCAAAGCCGCTGCTGAAATGAAATCAAGAATAGCCGCATTGCCCGGCATTTCTGCCGCCAAAGCGCGTGCTGTCGAAGCTCGCACCTTTCATTCTTTCGGTCTGTTAATGCTGAGACGATATGGCAATCTCACAGAAGAAATCTTTGGAGATGCGCGTGCTCAACATGCCGTTTTGCAACGATTACGACGAGAGATCGGTTCGACCAGTACCACTCCACCGGAAACATTGTTAGCCACGCTATCTGCAATGAAGCTAGACGGCGGATCAGCAGAGGATCTACCTAAAGATACGCCTGAAGAGCGAGATCGTTGCGCTTTACTTTGTCGTTATGAAGAATGGAAGCAAGAATATCGCCGTATAGACTTTGATGATATCTTACTACGTACCGATAAATTGCTAGATGATCCGCATACGTTAGCGATATTACAGGAGCGTTTTCAATATATTATGGTGGATGAGTTTCAAGATAGCAATCGACTGCAATATGGCATGGTTCGCAAAATCGCAGATGCTTATCGCAATTTGATGGTCGTAGGTGATGATGATCAGACGATCTATTCTTTTAACGGAGCCAAGCAAGAATACATTTTGAACTTTCCGCAAGAATATCCAGGAACTAAGATTATTGCACTGGATATTAATTATCGTAGCCATCCACAGATTCTGGGTCTGGGTACACATATTGTGACGCATAATACCGCACGCCATCATAAAATATTAAAAGCAGGTGTAGCTGCAGGTCAAGCACCACGTTATTTGCGTCCAGCTCATGCAGATGCCGAAGCGGATCAAGTGGTACAACGATTGTTAGAACAACAAAAGCAAGGTATTCCGCTCGGCGATATCGCTCTACTTCACCGGACAATCAGTGGGACGCGGGCGATTGCAGAGCGATTGTTGATGGAAGATATTCCATTTATTCAATACGGGGAAGCTCCTGTATTTTATGATCATGCACTGATTCGCCCGATTATGGATCATTTGCGCTTAGCGATTAAGCCGCGTCGTATGGATGCTCTTCCGGGAGTGATTGGTCCACTGTATATCTCTAGAGATGCCGGTATGGATCATATTATGATGAAAGAACAACAGCAATCGAAGAAATATCCACTGATTCATCTTTATCATTGGGATCGGCTCAAATCGTTTCAACGTCAACAGGTGAAAGATCGAATCGTTTTTCTCAAAAAGATCAAAGAAATGAAGCCACTGTATGCGATTCAAGAAATTCGGCGTGTATTTTATGATAAATTCGCCAGTGCAGACTTTAGTGGCCCGGCAACCCGTCACAAAGATACGATCCGTGAAACACTGGATGAATTGGAAAGTGCTGCTGGCAAATTTGCTACTGTAGAAGAAATGGTCAAATTCGCAGATGAATTGTCGATGAAACGAGAAAAAATGACCGAACTACTCAAGCAAGAATCACCTCAAGGTGTTCATCTGATGACGATTCATCGTGCTAAAGGATTGGAATTTCCTTGTGTGTATCTACTTGGAGCTTCAGAAGGCATTTTACCGCATGAAGCGGCTTTGCAAGACTTTGCCCCTGAAGATGTACGGGCTGCGCAAAATATGAAAGGCCCTGACAAAGAAGGGATCTTGATGAAAGCAGCTCTGGAAGAAGAACGCCGAATTGCTTATGTTGCAGTAACACGAGCTAAGAAAGAATTATATGTCTCTTCTCCAGCTATGCATCATGGCAAAACAGTGGCTCCGTCACGCTTTTTAATCGAAGCTTTTAAATCATAA
- a CDS encoding M15 family metallopeptidase, with protein MNTKKPLRVQWNMIIPASVLLSGVLLAGCGASAEQSATTAPTSASNTSNATTQTPSSSAQTTGTSSANATTASTTNSTGDTLLQQREDSSLQSTIKKMNGKMVITNPESMTVIVNKKRSLPDGYIPPDLVVPKVAFSYDGVLEKSHMRKEAAGALEKLFAASKKAGLDLRAVSGYRSYKRQVTIYNNNVATKGQAYTDRVSAKPGTSEHQTGLAIDVSGPGIGYGLEQSFGATAEGKWLAKHAAEYGFVIRYKKGADAITGYTWEPWHIRYIGKELAEDVTAKNLTLEEYFDEDQIQK; from the coding sequence ATGAATACCAAAAAGCCACTACGTGTGCAGTGGAATATGATTATTCCAGCCAGTGTGCTGTTATCAGGAGTACTATTGGCAGGTTGTGGAGCAAGTGCAGAGCAATCAGCTACGACAGCTCCAACATCAGCAAGCAATACATCTAATGCAACTACCCAGACACCGTCTTCATCAGCACAGACAACAGGCACATCCAGTGCAAATGCAACAACAGCAAGCACGACCAATAGCACAGGTGATACATTACTACAACAGCGTGAAGACAGTTCGCTTCAATCGACTATTAAAAAGATGAACGGAAAAATGGTGATCACCAACCCCGAGTCGATGACTGTGATTGTAAACAAAAAGCGGTCATTACCAGATGGGTATATTCCGCCGGATTTGGTAGTACCCAAAGTAGCGTTCTCTTATGATGGTGTATTAGAAAAAAGTCATATGCGTAAAGAAGCCGCAGGCGCATTAGAAAAACTATTCGCCGCTTCCAAAAAAGCAGGGCTTGATCTAAGAGCTGTGTCTGGTTACCGTTCATATAAGCGTCAGGTGACGATCTACAATAATAATGTAGCGACCAAAGGTCAAGCTTATACTGATCGTGTGAGTGCGAAGCCAGGAACAAGTGAACACCAGACTGGTCTAGCGATTGACGTATCAGGCCCGGGTATCGGTTATGGTCTGGAGCAGTCTTTCGGAGCAACCGCAGAAGGCAAATGGTTAGCCAAACATGCAGCAGAGTACGGATTCGTGATTCGCTACAAAAAAGGTGCAGATGCGATTACCGGTTATACATGGGAACCGTGGCATATTCGTTATATTGGCAAAGAATTAGCGGAAGATGTAACAGCTAAAAATCTAACGCTTGAAGAATATTTTGACGAAGATCAGATTCAGAAATAA
- a CDS encoding DEAD/DEAH box helicase, protein MDQPLYGIWIGDVFFCFSGEMSEPKVDAWMKVMRRLEMPIGRKPFAQSGLRLAELKFGPSGNTNAKEAPTRRAGRSKRLPGRMVEGLALSPEQAYDLLLNWDEALLARQGITPGGEMRYWHKAVQFAQKLLREGKILPDSTVIAGTGRRSAQATLHGTWKPLLQGEDREMFVKLADAIPMIGLSALSLFPASEPDRPAQARADVLHSFLVAVMDAEIRRMFRDAGYGKFRAYMAAYRRGTSPQAHLWWNSMFDATGDLAVQGTADDMAELAQQIREHNGAAVPVPEVENVEERKGELRLVVRLEPPVSADATPAEQAMYSNTQEWRMSFWADDESDAAILIPVGVLWKHGDAELVVRGRTYENVQQHILIQLGQAAERSPIVASFLEVSSPEGGYMEAADVYTFLKEDVPRLRKSGVAVQIPSRWTREGKRRSGVKLKLKTPQDSSRGPEETSRLGMNQMVAFEPEAVLDGKTLTAAELAEIAKNGVPLIPFDGGWIEVDLTEIRQVLRFIRRHEEGEISFNELMHIYADEDENSWNGLHIFEIETGSLLNGLMEGNAWRDIPVREVPEGLHGTLRPYQERGFQWLAAMRDLGFGACLADDMGLGKTVQVITCMLDQPDAGPRLIVCPTSLLGNWQRELERFAPEMNLYIHHGSRRPRGEEFLQEARSHDIVLTTYHLAGRDGEDLREVHWASIVLDEAQYIKNYRTKQAQSVMKLNAPHRIAMTGTPVENRLSELWSIFQFLNPGYLGTSSSFRQTYNASGVEMESRLQTLRKLVAPFMLRRLKSDPDIRRDLPDKIELKSYCYMTVEQAGLYQSVVSEMLGRMGSSGGITRKGIVLSSLTKLKQICDHPHLVASNGKPDTSKQERSGKMARLIELLDMIRDSGESALVFTQYVEMGELLTARLSKHYGQEPFFLHGGVSKVLRDEMIDAFQNDQGPPLFVLSLKAGGVGLNLTRANHVIHYDRWWNPAVENQATDRVFRIGQRRNVQVHKLICQGTLEERIDELIESKKTLAEQVIGTGEQWLTEMSDEELKQLVSLQSAEWGADE, encoded by the coding sequence ATGGATCAACCGTTATATGGAATATGGATCGGAGACGTATTTTTTTGTTTTTCCGGTGAAATGTCTGAACCTAAGGTCGATGCTTGGATGAAAGTCATGCGTCGTCTGGAAATGCCTATTGGTCGCAAACCTTTTGCACAGTCTGGATTACGTCTGGCTGAATTGAAGTTTGGTCCTTCGGGAAATACGAATGCGAAAGAAGCACCTACACGTCGTGCAGGTAGAAGTAAACGTCTGCCAGGCCGAATGGTCGAAGGATTAGCTCTGTCCCCTGAGCAAGCGTATGATTTGCTACTCAATTGGGATGAAGCATTATTAGCACGTCAAGGCATTACACCAGGCGGAGAGATGCGCTACTGGCACAAAGCTGTTCAATTTGCTCAAAAGCTGTTGCGTGAAGGTAAAATTTTGCCGGATAGTACAGTGATTGCAGGAACAGGTCGCCGTAGTGCTCAAGCTACATTACATGGAACATGGAAACCTCTTTTACAAGGGGAAGACCGTGAAATGTTTGTCAAATTAGCAGATGCTATTCCGATGATAGGATTATCGGCATTGTCATTATTTCCTGCTTCAGAACCGGATCGTCCTGCACAAGCACGCGCAGATGTTCTTCACTCATTTTTAGTAGCAGTGATGGATGCTGAGATTCGGCGTATGTTCCGGGATGCAGGTTACGGGAAATTTAGAGCTTATATGGCGGCATACCGCCGGGGCACTTCACCTCAAGCTCATCTATGGTGGAATTCGATGTTCGATGCTACAGGCGATCTAGCAGTGCAAGGAACCGCCGATGATATGGCTGAACTGGCTCAACAGATTCGTGAACATAATGGAGCAGCAGTACCTGTTCCAGAAGTGGAAAATGTAGAAGAACGCAAAGGAGAATTGCGTCTGGTTGTGCGATTAGAACCACCAGTCTCAGCAGATGCTACTCCTGCGGAACAAGCGATGTATTCAAATACTCAAGAATGGCGTATGTCTTTCTGGGCAGATGATGAATCTGACGCAGCTATTTTGATACCTGTCGGTGTATTGTGGAAACATGGAGATGCAGAGCTAGTCGTGCGCGGTCGTACGTATGAAAATGTGCAACAGCATATTTTGATTCAGCTCGGTCAAGCCGCAGAGCGTTCACCGATTGTCGCTTCATTTCTAGAAGTGTCCAGCCCTGAAGGTGGATATATGGAAGCGGCGGATGTATATACGTTTCTCAAAGAAGATGTGCCTCGATTGCGCAAATCCGGCGTAGCTGTACAGATTCCTTCACGTTGGACAAGAGAAGGTAAGCGCCGTAGCGGAGTCAAATTAAAACTCAAAACACCACAAGACAGCAGTCGTGGCCCTGAAGAAACATCCCGTCTGGGCATGAATCAGATGGTAGCTTTTGAACCGGAAGCTGTGCTAGATGGCAAAACATTAACAGCCGCCGAACTCGCAGAAATCGCTAAAAACGGTGTGCCTTTGATTCCTTTCGATGGTGGATGGATCGAAGTCGATCTGACCGAGATTCGTCAGGTGTTACGCTTTATCCGTCGTCATGAAGAAGGCGAGATTTCATTTAATGAATTGATGCATATCTATGCGGATGAAGATGAAAATTCATGGAATGGTCTGCATATTTTTGAGATCGAGACAGGATCATTACTTAATGGTCTGATGGAAGGCAATGCCTGGCGTGATATTCCAGTGCGTGAAGTGCCTGAAGGTCTACATGGTACACTTCGTCCTTATCAAGAACGAGGATTCCAGTGGCTTGCCGCTATGCGTGATCTAGGATTCGGTGCTTGTCTGGCGGATGATATGGGACTTGGTAAAACAGTACAGGTGATTACTTGTATGCTCGATCAACCTGACGCAGGTCCACGTTTAATCGTATGCCCGACTTCTCTACTCGGGAACTGGCAACGTGAATTAGAACGATTTGCTCCTGAAATGAATCTGTATATTCATCATGGCAGTCGTCGTCCACGTGGCGAAGAATTTCTTCAGGAAGCTAGATCACATGATATCGTACTAACTACGTATCATCTAGCAGGACGAGATGGTGAAGATTTACGTGAAGTTCACTGGGCTTCGATCGTATTAGACGAAGCACAATATATTAAAAATTACCGTACCAAACAAGCGCAAAGTGTAATGAAACTCAATGCACCTCACCGAATAGCGATGACAGGGACACCTGTAGAAAATCGTCTAAGTGAGTTATGGTCGATATTCCAATTCTTGAATCCGGGTTATCTGGGTACGTCTTCTTCTTTCCGTCAGACGTATAATGCGTCTGGAGTCGAGATGGAGAGCCGCTTACAGACATTGCGCAAATTAGTTGCTCCATTTATGTTGCGTCGTCTCAAAAGTGATCCTGATATTCGCCGTGATCTACCGGATAAGATTGAATTGAAATCGTACTGTTATATGACAGTTGAACAAGCAGGTCTTTATCAAAGTGTTGTATCTGAAATGTTAGGACGGATGGGAAGCAGTGGCGGCATTACACGTAAAGGAATCGTTTTGTCTTCATTGACCAAATTGAAGCAGATTTGCGATCATCCTCATCTGGTAGCTAGCAATGGTAAGCCAGATACGTCCAAGCAAGAACGTTCCGGTAAAATGGCACGATTGATCGAATTACTCGATATGATTCGAGATAGCGGAGAATCTGCGCTGGTCTTTACCCAATATGTTGAAATGGGTGAATTACTAACTGCACGCTTGAGTAAGCATTACGGACAAGAACCGTTCTTTTTACATGGTGGAGTCAGCAAAGTATTGCGTGACGAAATGATCGATGCTTTTCAAAATGATCAAGGGCCACCGTTATTTGTACTATCTCTCAAAGCAGGTGGAGTCGGGCTAAATCTAACACGAGCGAATCATGTTATTCATTATGATCGTTGGTGGAATCCTGCTGTAGAGAATCAAGCGACAGATCGTGTATTCCGTATCGGACAGCGTCGTAATGTACAGGTGCATAAGTTGATCTGTCAGGGTACACTAGAAGAGCGTATTGATGAATTGATAGAAAGTAAAAAAACACTGGCAGAGCAAGTAATCGGTACAGGCGAACAATGGCTAACCGAAATGTCAGACGAAGAATTGAAGCAACTGGTATCTCTTCAATCCGCGGAATGGGGAGCTGACGAATGA
- a CDS encoding GTP pyrophosphokinase: MSEIDKIISLNLNNLDLSKLKEISEHADTLKQFEEWKKLPILYELALEELQNKIKLIQAEWELTDGFSPIEHIKTRLKDPKSMIEKLVRKGLDTTVDNIFEHIHDIAGMRIVCAFVQDIYRMFNHLQQREDIKIIEIKDYIANPKSNGYQSLHVIVAVPLVLMEGKRWVKVEIQMRTLAMDFWASLEHIIFYKYDKQVPAHIVHELTEAAKAADELDLKMLNLRKEVLSLDDSVTPPPPYVRKESTN, encoded by the coding sequence ATGAGTGAAATAGACAAGATTATTTCGTTAAATCTAAACAATCTGGATTTATCCAAACTTAAAGAAATTAGTGAACATGCAGATACACTCAAGCAATTTGAAGAGTGGAAAAAGCTACCGATTCTATATGAACTAGCTTTGGAAGAATTACAGAACAAAATCAAATTGATTCAAGCTGAATGGGAATTAACCGATGGATTCAGCCCGATCGAACATATCAAAACCCGTCTTAAAGATCCTAAAAGTATGATCGAAAAGCTAGTTCGTAAAGGACTCGATACAACGGTTGATAATATTTTTGAACATATTCATGATATTGCAGGGATGCGTATTGTGTGTGCTTTTGTACAAGATATCTACCGGATGTTCAATCATCTACAGCAACGGGAAGATATTAAGATTATTGAAATCAAAGATTATATCGCTAATCCCAAGTCTAATGGATACCAAAGTCTACATGTGATTGTAGCAGTTCCACTGGTATTGATGGAAGGAAAACGCTGGGTCAAAGTGGAGATTCAAATGCGTACACTGGCGATGGACTTCTGGGCGAGTCTGGAACATATTATTTTCTATAAGTATGACAAACAGGTACCTGCACATATCGTACATGAACTGACCGAAGCCGCCAAAGCCGCAGATGAATTGGATCTCAAAATGCTGAATCTGCGTAAAGAAGTCTTATCGTTAGACGATTCAGTGACTCCACCACCGCCTTATGTACGCAAAGAATCAACCAATTAA
- a CDS encoding NUDIX hydrolase, with protein sequence MVTTEWLDIYDEQDQHLGICERSEVHRLGHWHHTFHCWLIRDTSEGRQLVFQQRHPDKDTFPDMYDITAAGHLSAGETFIEAAREIQEELGVPLHYEQLTHLLDVRDETIGSTRHGAFIDREVSSVFGAFSPYELQQYQLQVDEVSGIFEAPLQAMIELYQGTRDKVMASGVYTTDSTPMIHKLTVQREQFVPHEGNYCIDVFQKLLTL encoded by the coding sequence ATGGTAACAACTGAATGGCTCGATATTTATGATGAACAAGATCAACATCTAGGCATCTGTGAACGCTCTGAAGTTCATCGGCTAGGTCACTGGCATCATACGTTTCATTGCTGGTTAATACGAGATACCTCAGAAGGGCGCCAATTGGTCTTTCAACAACGTCATCCTGACAAAGATACATTTCCAGATATGTATGATATTACAGCAGCAGGTCATTTATCTGCTGGAGAGACTTTTATCGAAGCCGCTCGTGAAATACAAGAAGAATTAGGGGTTCCGCTACATTATGAGCAATTAACTCATCTGCTCGATGTACGTGATGAGACGATTGGCAGTACGCGGCATGGAGCATTTATCGATCGTGAAGTTAGCAGTGTATTCGGTGCATTCAGTCCGTACGAACTTCAACAGTATCAATTACAAGTGGATGAAGTGTCTGGTATTTTTGAAGCTCCTTTACAAGCTATGATTGAATTATATCAAGGTACACGCGATAAAGTGATGGCTTCTGGGGTCTATACGACAGATTCTACACCAATGATTCACAAGCTCACAGTTCAGCGTGAACAATTTGTTCCTCATGAAGGCAATTATTGTATCGATGTTTTCCAGAAGCTACTCACTCTTTAA
- a CDS encoding zinc ribbon domain-containing protein: MNLLQRLKSGAGKATERAQNAVEINRLNGHVTDIEREIEVHYLRMGQVFYEGYRAGDMSIAEEEMTDLCKACDLLMEEIDEVHAKIAVLKNERVCECGTVVSLEANFCPNCGRKMEKLPVTVKREQGFGDDPDDERNSPIVYPTQYEQELDEEDEELQDIPVDEEESRRAERLREEHERQEELDRLVRSWKENLGVDDNVDEEDFSGQPESKVKLEKEELPPEPAHKPVIPAAATATPVTPTPTMVEEDMESELGTDMFSCQVCGSALQKGSKWCPNCGAEQL; encoded by the coding sequence ATGAATTTGTTGCAACGGCTCAAAAGTGGCGCAGGTAAAGCGACCGAGCGTGCACAGAATGCAGTAGAGATTAACCGGTTAAACGGTCATGTGACAGATATTGAACGCGAAATTGAGGTTCATTATTTGCGGATGGGTCAAGTATTTTACGAAGGGTACCGTGCCGGAGACATGTCCATTGCTGAAGAAGAGATGACTGATTTATGCAAAGCATGTGATCTGTTAATGGAAGAGATTGATGAAGTACACGCTAAAATTGCTGTTCTCAAAAATGAACGCGTCTGCGAATGTGGAACCGTTGTCTCATTGGAAGCTAATTTCTGTCCGAATTGTGGACGCAAAATGGAAAAGTTACCAGTCACCGTCAAACGTGAACAAGGATTCGGTGATGATCCTGATGATGAACGCAATTCACCTATCGTTTATCCAACTCAGTATGAACAAGAACTGGATGAAGAAGACGAAGAGTTGCAAGATATTCCTGTAGACGAAGAAGAATCGCGTCGTGCAGAGCGTCTACGTGAAGAGCATGAACGTCAGGAAGAATTGGATCGTCTTGTACGCTCATGGAAAGAAAATCTAGGCGTAGATGACAATGTAGATGAAGAAGATTTTTCAGGGCAACCGGAATCTAAAGTAAAATTAGAAAAAGAAGAGTTGCCACCAGAACCCGCACATAAGCCGGTCATTCCTGCTGCGGCAACTGCTACGCCAGTCACACCTACACCTACTATGGTAGAAGAAGATATGGAGTCTGAACTCGGCACAGATATGTTCAGTTGTCAGGTATGTGGAAGTGCTTTGCAAAAAGGTTCCAAATGGTGCCCTAACTGTGGAGCAGAGCAGTTATAA